Genomic window (Sulfurospirillum tamanense):
TGATTGCTTCGTTTGAAACCATGGACACTTTTTGCACGCATCCACGCTTTCAAGAAGCCAAACGCCACATGATGCATTTTAAAAACCCGCCTGCCATCGAATACTTGCAAGCCTCGCCCGTCATCGTGCCCGATGTGTTGGTGAGCCTCAAGAAGGACGAACTTAGCGTGCAAATCAACGGACGGTTTTACCCTGAGATTCGCATCAAAGAGGCCGTGAAAGAGGGCGTGTTTTTAAAGAGCAAATACAAAGAAGCCAAAGAGTTGGTGAACCTTTTGGCTTTACGCAAAACTACTTTGTACAAGCTAGCTTTGGTGCTCGTTGAACGCCAAAGCCGCTTTTTTCACGGAGGCCATTTGTTGCCTTTAACCATGCAAGAAGTGGCGGATGAACTTGGGTTTAACGAGTCTACCATCTCCCGCGCCGTGGCCAACAAATACCTGTGGTGTGAACGGGGCTTGTTTGCCCTGAAAGATTTTTTTGCCACCGAACTTGCCCCTTCGCTCTCCACTGAAGAGGTCAAAAGCTTTGTAAAAAACCTCATCGACCACGAGTCCAAGGAAGCGCCTTATGGAGACGAAGCCCTTTTGGAGAAAATCAAAGGGCGTTTTGGCATCGCGCTCGTGCGCCGCAGTGTGACCAAGTACCGCCTTGAAATGGGCATTGCCTCAGCTTCGGTACGCAAGCGGATGTACCTCTTGGAGTAAGTCTTTTGAAATAAGTATTGACACATGGGCTTGCGGGTGCAAATAAAAAGCACCAAGGGTGCGCGAGCCCTCTGCTGAAGAGAACTCAGCGTTAGCGTAGCTTTTGGAGCTTTGCTTCAAAAGCGTGTTAAGAATTCTACTCGGAATGATTTATGCATACCTTACATGTAAAGACAAAAAGGAGGCGCACCCATGCAAGGATTAGCAACGTATGAGGGTACAGCACGGTTTGCCTCACGCAAGGGTGTGCGGGCGGATTTTTATGGGCTTTCGCAAGGGTTGGTGTTTTCGTCTTTAGGGCTTGGCACCTTTCGCAAAGAGCCTTACCGCGAAGAAAATTACTTGCGTACCTACGAGGACGCTATCGCCGAAGCGCTGAATCAAGGCTGCAACCACTTTGACACCGCCATCAACTACCGCTACCAAGAGAGCGAAAAAGAACTTGGACGTGCTTTAGCGAAGGCATTTTCCAAGGGAGTCGTGGCGCGCGATGAGGTGATAGTCGCGACCAAAGCGGGGTTTTTGCCTTTGGAATTCCCCTTTCCCAAAGATCCGTACCGTTGGATTCAAACACAGGTAGTGGAGAAAAATCGCGCCAAAAAAGAAGAGATTATCATCGACCAACACTGTTTGAGTGTGCCTTATTTGGAGTGGAGCTTGGAGCAGAGTTTGGAGAATTTAGGACTGCAAAGTATCGATATTTTCTACATCCACAACCCAGAAACCCAACTTGGCTACGTGTCAAAGTGGGAGCTGCACCAACGGATGCGCCATGCCTTTGCGTGGTGCGAAGCCAAGAAAAAAGAGGGAAAAATCGGCGCGTACGGTGTAGCCACGTGGAATGGTTTTAGTTACGAACCTGACCACATGGAGCACCTGTGTCTTGCCACGCTTGTGCGTATTGCGCGTGAAGTAGGCGGCCAGACGCACGGGTTTAAATTTGTCCAGTTTCCCTACAGCCTTGGCAAAACGGGTGCGTACACGGTGCCTACACAAGTGCTAGAAGAAGGGAATATACTCCCTGCTTTTGGCGCGGCGAAGGCGTTGGGGTTGGAAGTCATCCTCTCTTCCGCGCTGTTGCAGATGCACTTATTTAAGGGGGCGTTTTCAGACAAAACCGTTGCGGTGCTTGGCGGGGAGAGCGACATCCAAGCGGCGTTGCAATTTGCCCGCAGTGCCTTGGGTGCCACCTGTGCGCTATTTGGGAGCCAAGACCCTTTACATGTAAAGCACAATTTTGGCATCAAAACCCAACCCCGTGTGCCCCAAAAGCACTACAATCTCTTGTATAGGATGAGCGCATGATTTATGATGTTTTGGTAGTAGGCGGAGGGATTGCAGGGC
Coding sequences:
- the rpoN gene encoding RNA polymerase factor sigma-54, whose translation is MHPSLALKQTQSHRLSMSMWLPLLHASLEELDGLINEISEENPYVEVEETYLSRIHKAALHVSNASTDAIEALGVAKPSLYEVLLDQIEPPLFPTPISQEVAKEIIAWISDEGYFEGDMRQIATTFGVSVDKCESIRARFAQLEPSGVGAKNLKEAFLFQLEASELDDALHDVLGKMIASFETMDTFCTHPRFQEAKRHMMHFKNPPAIEYLQASPVIVPDVLVSLKKDELSVQINGRFYPEIRIKEAVKEGVFLKSKYKEAKELVNLLALRKTTLYKLALVLVERQSRFFHGGHLLPLTMQEVADELGFNESTISRAVANKYLWCERGLFALKDFFATELAPSLSTEEVKSFVKNLIDHESKEAPYGDEALLEKIKGRFGIALVRRSVTKYRLEMGIASASVRKRMYLLE
- a CDS encoding aldo/keto reductase, which gives rise to MQGLATYEGTARFASRKGVRADFYGLSQGLVFSSLGLGTFRKEPYREENYLRTYEDAIAEALNQGCNHFDTAINYRYQESEKELGRALAKAFSKGVVARDEVIVATKAGFLPLEFPFPKDPYRWIQTQVVEKNRAKKEEIIIDQHCLSVPYLEWSLEQSLENLGLQSIDIFYIHNPETQLGYVSKWELHQRMRHAFAWCEAKKKEGKIGAYGVATWNGFSYEPDHMEHLCLATLVRIAREVGGQTHGFKFVQFPYSLGKTGAYTVPTQVLEEGNILPAFGAAKALGLEVILSSALLQMHLFKGAFSDKTVAVLGGESDIQAALQFARSALGATCALFGSQDPLHVKHNFGIKTQPRVPQKHYNLLYRMSA